The Chitinophaga sp. Cy-1792 genome contains the following window.
ACGATTGACACGAGCTTTTTCAGGCCGCTGGGCAAGAGGCCTTACCAATACGCTGATTGCAGCTGTTGAAGATTCCAATACTACCATTCTCCCGTATCCATATCAGGATGCATTGACACAACCTGCACGAAAAGCTTCAAGGGAACAGGACAATCCTTCGTTTGTAGCCATGTGGGCAGGACAGGCAGCGGGTTTAGCTAAAGAAAAAACAGGTGCGGCAGATATAATACAGCAGATGATAGCCCAGGCAGAGCAACTACTGCCTTCACTGAAAGGAACTGCTAATACCGTCGTTGCAGGTAGCCAGGATAGTCATTCATAATCCCGTCTTCATCAAAATATAATTGAGCGGTGAACCCGGATTCCAGGTTCTCATACAGCCAGGAATCCTCGTTCATGCGTGTATACCGTTGCTGCATCTTGTGGAGTTCAAATTCCGGCAACAAAATGTAAATCACTGAAATCACTTCGCTGTCACCTATTTTCAGGTGCGATAACCTTTTTATCGGTAAAGAATTGGTAAAAGGAGTCAGCGAAATATCTATATCCAGGCATCCATTGAAAGCGCTGATTTGATTTCCTTCCCGGTCGTACCACTCACCCTGTAAATTGGATTGCAATTTCAGTTCCCTTTTGTCTGTACCTTCTGCACGAATGGTGAATGCCTCTATTCTCCAGTCATTCGTTATCTCTATTTCATAGCTGATAGAAAAAGGCAAATCCCGGATTACTCCGGCGATATGTCCATGGGCCAATTGAAAGATACCCTTGTCTTCAAGGGTGAAATACTCGGTGGCAGTCCATCGGAGCGCCTGCCAGACTGCAAGTTTCATAATATCTATTTACTATCTATCTGTTTACTATCTATTTACTATCTATTTACTATCGATGGCTTAACTTTTATGATAACAAGTTTTGAGGTGGGCGTATTACTTTTATCTGCAACACTATTAACAGGTACCAGTACATTTGTTTCCGGAAAATACGTGGCCGTACAGCTCTCCGGAATATTGTATGGTATCACTATAAACCCATAGGCTACTCTGGTAATGTTATCATAATAGTTATACAAATCTACTAAGTCTCTCTCCTTTAAACCAGCTTTTGCTATATCAGCAGGATGCATCAGGATGACCCTGCGTTCATGGTGTATGCCGCGATAGCGGTCGTCCAGTCCGTAAATGGTCGTGTTAAACTGATCATGACTACGAATTGTCATCATCATCAGTTCGTCGGGCGCGAGTTGGGTATACAAAGGATCTGCCACCTGGAAATTGGCTTTGCCGGTAAGCGTATTAAACTTGCCTATCCTGGAGCCATTTGGCAGATAGAAGCCGCCCGGATGCCGAACCCGTTTATTATAATCATCAAACCCTGGTATTACCTGTTGTATATCATCTCTGATAAAATCATAATGCAGGGCATATTGCTGCCAGCGTGTCCGGGACTTAGCGCCAAACAGTGCCTGCGCCAGTTCACATACAATAACAGGTTCACTCTTCAGGTGTTCAGATACGGGATGCAGGTTACCTTTTGACATCTGGATCACGCCCATAGAATTCTCACAGGTAACAAACTGGTGTTCGTTGCCTACCATGTCTTTGTCGCTGCGTCCCAGGCAAGGCAGAATGATCGCTTCCCTGCCATGTACCACATGACTTCTGTTTAGTTTGGTAGATACATGTACGGTCATGTCGCAATTACGTAATGCCTGTGCCGTGTATTCGGTATCTGGCGTGGCAGACAGGAAATTGCCGCCCATCGCAAAAAAGAACTTTGCATCGCCTTTGTACATCGCCTTGATGGCATGTACTACATCGTAGCCATGTTCCTGCGGTGGTCTGAAACCGTATACTTCTTCCAGCTTCTGCAGCAATGCGGGGGCAGGCTGTTCGTAAATACCCATGGTACGGTCGCCCTGTACATTACTGTGGCCGCGTACCGGGCAGGTGCCAGCACCGGGTTTGCCTATACTACCTTTCAGTAGCAGCAGGTTTACGACTTCCCGGATGGTATCCACCGCATTTTTATGCTGTGTGAGGCCCATTGCCCAGCAGGCGATGATCCGCTTTTTATGCATCATGGCTGCTGCCGCCTCCCTGACTTTCTCTTCCGGTACACCGCTGGCAGCCACCAGCTGCCGGAAGTCCTGGGCACGGAGGTGTGCGATATATGCTGATGCGCCGGAAGTATTGCCGGCGATGAATTCCAGGTCAAACACACTGCCGGGGTTT
Protein-coding sequences here:
- a CDS encoding putative glycolipid-binding domain-containing protein; translation: MKLAVWQALRWTATEYFTLEDKGIFQLAHGHIAGVIRDLPFSISYEIEITNDWRIEAFTIRAEGTDKRELKLQSNLQGEWYDREGNQISAFNGCLDIDISLTPFTNSLPIKRLSHLKIGDSEVISVIYILLPEFELHKMQQRYTRMNEDSWLYENLESGFTAQLYFDEDGIMNDYPGYLQRRY
- a CDS encoding FdhF/YdeP family oxidoreductase: MQGDQNPVKFTGLKLSKPKTVAAGIPAVISSMKHILEEMNAFRGMKALLKVNQKHGFDCPGCAWPDPDDERSPIAEYCENGAKAVAEEATTKKLTPEFFATNSIQSLGELTDYEIGKKGRIAQPVYLAPGATHYASITWEEAYRRIADKLNTLASPNEAVFYTSGRTSNEAAFLYQLMVREYGTNNLPDCSNMCHESSGVALGEAVGIGKGSVTLEDFYETDVIIILGQNPGTNHPRMLTALQKAKAAGAHIIAVNPLPETGLLGFLNPQTVKGFLNIETHLADIFLQVKINGDMALLKAICMLLLEEEDKNPGSVFDLEFIAGNTSGASAYIAHLRAQDFRQLVAASGVPEEKVREAAAAMMHKKRIIACWAMGLTQHKNAVDTIREVVNLLLLKGSIGKPGAGTCPVRGHSNVQGDRTMGIYEQPAPALLQKLEEVYGFRPPQEHGYDVVHAIKAMYKGDAKFFFAMGGNFLSATPDTEYTAQALRNCDMTVHVSTKLNRSHVVHGREAIILPCLGRSDKDMVGNEHQFVTCENSMGVIQMSKGNLHPVSEHLKSEPVIVCELAQALFGAKSRTRWQQYALHYDFIRDDIQQVIPGFDDYNKRVRHPGGFYLPNGSRIGKFNTLTGKANFQVADPLYTQLAPDELMMMTIRSHDQFNTTIYGLDDRYRGIHHERRVILMHPADIAKAGLKERDLVDLYNYYDNITRVAYGFIVIPYNIPESCTATYFPETNVLVPVNSVADKSNTPTSKLVIIKVKPSIVNR